The Ahaetulla prasina isolate Xishuangbanna chromosome 3, ASM2864084v1, whole genome shotgun sequence genome window below encodes:
- the C3H1orf210 gene encoding type III endosome membrane protein TEMP isoform X2, whose protein sequence is MKNIWYLWISSILLPWSVISGHPCNIDKMGQAVCSGKSLLHPPNFLPRHITILDLSLNSLTMPKHGPFLSSFPSLHSLNLSSNSIPTLSSSLFCNLGALRLLDLSSCDISYVHRMSFRGLKSLQALHLNNNKLQSLDLSIFPASGILVHLDLQNNELPCGHELVQLNVQRIRHIKLQGNPSVCSDSLTPIQQAVLEKEELQTQEIRTSDYETVSHRRKLQFLHIVATKTPSPLENTTAITTPSTVTARKNWIYFAGFVLLAITISLLIALIVKCKLLQKKHASYHHQRLPDSRSIGSSHIEEGDMDMTYGRNQPISGASECYPEDDDGFIEDNYIVPNQDLKEEEEDLELEPHFKVGRSF, encoded by the exons atgaaaaatatttggtACCTCTGGATCTCCAGCATCCTCTTGCCATGGTCTGTGATATCTGGACATCCTTGTAACATTGATAAAATG GGACAGGCTGTCTGCAGTGGAAAAAGCCTCCTCCATCCACCCAATTTTCTTCCCAGACATATTACCATTCTAGATCTATCTTTGAATTCTCTGACGATGCCCAAGCACGGACCTTTTCTGAGCAGCTTCCCTTCCTTACATTCCCTAAATCTTTCCAGCAATAGCATTcctaccctttcttcctctctgttcTGTAACCTTGGTGCTCTTCGGCTTTTGGATCTAAGCAGCTGTGACATTTCTTATGTGCACCGAATGAGCTTCCGAGGTTTGAAAAGCCTTCAGGCTCTACATTTGAACAACAACAAACTTCAGTCTCTGGACCTCTCcatttttcctgcctctggaatcCTTGTTCATCTAGATCTGCAAAACAATGAACTGCCCTGCGGACATGAGCTTGTGCAGTTAAATGTGCAAAGAATCCGCCATATCAAACTTCAGGGGAACCCTTCAGTGTGCAGTGATTCCCTAACTCCTATCCAACAAGCAGTGCTGGAAAAAGAAG AACTCCAGACTCAAGAAATCAGAACTTCAGATTATGAGACTGTGAGCCACAGAAGAAAACTTCAGTTCCTTCATATTGTAGCTACGAAGACGCCATCACCATTAGAAAATACTA CAGCTATTACTACACCTTCTACTGTAACAGCTAGGAAAAACTGGATCTACTTTGCTGGTTTTGTGCTTTTGGCTATCACCATCTCTCTCCTGATTGCATTGATTGTCAAATGCAAATTGCTGCAGAAAAAGCATGCCAGCTATCATCATCAACGGTTGCCCGATTCTCGCTCCATTGGAAGCAGCCATATTGAAGAAGGGGACATGGACATGACGTATGGGAGGAACCAACCAATAAGTGGAGCTTCTGAGTGCTATCCAGAGGATGATGATGGTTTCATAGAAGATAACTATATTGTGCCCAATCAAGActtgaaggaggaagaggaggatctgGAGTTGGAACCTCATTTCAAAGTTGGAAGATCCTTTTAG
- the C3H1orf210 gene encoding type III endosome membrane protein TEMP isoform X1, which produces MKNIWYLWISSILLPWSVISGHPCNIDKMGQAVCSGKSLLHPPNFLPRHITILDLSLNSLTMPKHGPFLSSFPSLHSLNLSSNSIPTLSSSLFCNLGALRLLDLSSCDISYVHRMSFRGLKSLQALHLNNNKLQSLDLSIFPASGILVHLDLQNNELPCGHELVQLNVQRIRHIKLQGNPSVCSDSLTPIQQAVLEKEELQTQEIRTSDYETVSHRRKLQFLHIVATKTPSPLENTTAAITTPSTVTARKNWIYFAGFVLLAITISLLIALIVKCKLLQKKHASYHHQRLPDSRSIGSSHIEEGDMDMTYGRNQPISGASECYPEDDDGFIEDNYIVPNQDLKEEEEDLELEPHFKVGRSF; this is translated from the exons atgaaaaatatttggtACCTCTGGATCTCCAGCATCCTCTTGCCATGGTCTGTGATATCTGGACATCCTTGTAACATTGATAAAATG GGACAGGCTGTCTGCAGTGGAAAAAGCCTCCTCCATCCACCCAATTTTCTTCCCAGACATATTACCATTCTAGATCTATCTTTGAATTCTCTGACGATGCCCAAGCACGGACCTTTTCTGAGCAGCTTCCCTTCCTTACATTCCCTAAATCTTTCCAGCAATAGCATTcctaccctttcttcctctctgttcTGTAACCTTGGTGCTCTTCGGCTTTTGGATCTAAGCAGCTGTGACATTTCTTATGTGCACCGAATGAGCTTCCGAGGTTTGAAAAGCCTTCAGGCTCTACATTTGAACAACAACAAACTTCAGTCTCTGGACCTCTCcatttttcctgcctctggaatcCTTGTTCATCTAGATCTGCAAAACAATGAACTGCCCTGCGGACATGAGCTTGTGCAGTTAAATGTGCAAAGAATCCGCCATATCAAACTTCAGGGGAACCCTTCAGTGTGCAGTGATTCCCTAACTCCTATCCAACAAGCAGTGCTGGAAAAAGAAG AACTCCAGACTCAAGAAATCAGAACTTCAGATTATGAGACTGTGAGCCACAGAAGAAAACTTCAGTTCCTTCATATTGTAGCTACGAAGACGCCATCACCATTAGAAAATACTA CAGCAGCTATTACTACACCTTCTACTGTAACAGCTAGGAAAAACTGGATCTACTTTGCTGGTTTTGTGCTTTTGGCTATCACCATCTCTCTCCTGATTGCATTGATTGTCAAATGCAAATTGCTGCAGAAAAAGCATGCCAGCTATCATCATCAACGGTTGCCCGATTCTCGCTCCATTGGAAGCAGCCATATTGAAGAAGGGGACATGGACATGACGTATGGGAGGAACCAACCAATAAGTGGAGCTTCTGAGTGCTATCCAGAGGATGATGATGGTTTCATAGAAGATAACTATATTGTGCCCAATCAAGActtgaaggaggaagaggaggatctgGAGTTGGAACCTCATTTCAAAGTTGGAAGATCCTTTTAG
- the TMEM125 gene encoding transmembrane protein 125 has protein sequence MAELEHLNEPRLPAHASRIQRNILEEHVELWWFQEPKKSLICYGVAVALILACGVGGIALLYSTSSRSGEWRLAVGTTLCLLALLVLLKQLLSSAIQDMNCIRRREQVELLKSGGASDCAVLLLTALVLLVCGTVLTAISTTSVSTNPPTPRPFASMFISGIVLTAAGAIILFSLLFYLTWTSCRTATRQNQGAANNSAIFTVSGHISASQQFPPTSSMANLI, from the coding sequence ATGGCAGAACTGGAGCACCTGAATGAACCCAGGCTCCCAGCTCATGCCAGCCGGATCCAAAGGAACATCCTGGAAGAGCATGTGGAGCTATGGTGGTTCCAGGAGCCCAAGAAGTCCCTTATTTGCTATGGAGTAGCAGTGGCCTTGATCCTAGCCTGTGGGGTGGGTGGTATTGCCCTGCTGTACAGTACTAGCAGTCGCTCTGGAGAGTGGAGGCTGGCAGTGGGCACAACACTCTGTCTGCTGGCACTCTTGGTACTACTGAAGCAGCTGTTAAGTTCTGCCATCCAGGACATGAACTGTATTCGCAGACGGGAACAGGTGGAGTTGCTGAAGAGCGGTGGTGCCTCGGACTGTGCCGTGCTTCTACTGACAGCCTTGGTGCTGCTGGTGTGTGGCACTGTGCTCACAGCCATCTCTACCACCAGTGTCAGCACTAACCCCCCAACCCCGCGCCCCTTTGCCAGCATGTTTATCAGTGGCATTGTGCTTACAGCCGCTGGAGCAATTATTCTCTTCAGCCTGTTGTTCTATTTGACATGGACTTCCTGCCGTACAGCTACTCGTCAGAACCAGGGGGCTGCAAACAACAGTGCTATTTTTACTGTATCAGGACATATTTCGGCCAGTCAGCAATTTCCTCCTACCTCCAGCATGGCAAACTTAATTTAA